TAGAGAATTTTGAGAATTTCCTTCCCTTCTGACGTTATTCTTATCTTCTGCCCTCCGGCTGTTACCTCTCTCTCAATGTAGCCTTTCTCCTCAAGTTTTTTTATTCTTCTGGCTGCACTTTGCTGGCTCACACCAAGCATCAGAGAGAGCCTCCCGGAGGAGGTTAAACTAAGAGAGTCACATCCTCCGGCTTCGGCAAGGGATATTAATGTCTCAACATCTATGTAGTTACCCGTTTTTTTGTAGCTACTCATTCATTTTTATATAACACAGTTAACATTATAAAATCTTCTTCAGCCTTGCTTTTTCAGCTTCGGCAAATGAATGGGCAAGCATCATGGGTTCAGGCATTGTATTTGTTTTTAATTTCTTCACAATTTCCAGTGCGCCAGCAGGCGAAATTTTATGACCTGGGCTTACATATAGTCGGGAAAGAATATAACCAACTTCCCTATCTTTATATATAATCTTATTTCCCTCAGCCCTGCCACAGAGAAGTCTTTTTGCTATTCCCACGGCTGGCTTATCAAGGACAATACCAAGATGAGAGGCTATACCGCAGAATCTCGGGTGGGCAATCCCATGTCCATTGACAAGGATTAAATCATAATCAAGAGTGAGTTTCCTGAGTGCTTTTATAAGGGCAGGGAGTTCTCTAAAGGCAAATAAACCCGGAATGTACTTCATCTTCACCTTACTGATGGCAGAAGCCTTATCCACAGGCTTTAAAGTTTTGAAGTCAACAGTCACAGCAGCAGAAATTGCATAATTACCAATATAACTGGCATCGACTCCAGCAACCCTTTTTATCTCCACATGTTTATTTTTAAGAATAACATGTTCTGAGAGTCTTTTCTGCACCGCCTCAAGCTTTTCTGTATCAAACATGATAACCTATATATAAGAAGGCTGAACTAAATAAATTCATGCTAAAGAAATATCATTTAGTAATATTGTTTGTTTTTGCAGTCTTCGCTTTAGCATCT
The archaeon BMS3Bbin15 DNA segment above includes these coding regions:
- the nfi gene encoding endonuclease V, whose amino-acid sequence is MFDTEKLEAVQKRLSEHVILKNKHVEIKRVAGVDASYIGNYAISAAVTVDFKTLKPVDKASAISKVKMKYIPGLFAFRELPALIKALRKLTLDYDLILVNGHGIAHPRFCGIASHLGIVLDKPAVGIAKRLLCGRAEGNKIIYKDREVGYILSRLYVSPGHKISPAGALEIVKKLKTNTMPEPMMLAHSFAEAEKARLKKIL